The following coding sequences are from one Terriglobales bacterium window:
- a CDS encoding NADH-quinone oxidoreductase subunit C → MALQSAITEIDKLKDKRAAAALQAASLVDSARFDRNELTIYVNRADIRRACEILRDNPTTKFNFLSDITCVDVFPSEPRFEVIYNLLSHSRKERVCLIAKVPGGDPSIESLTGVWPSANFFEREVFDLFGLRFVGHPNLRRIMMPEDWEGHPLRKDYPVEGYR, encoded by the coding sequence ATGGCGCTACAGTCTGCAATCACCGAAATTGACAAACTCAAAGACAAGCGGGCGGCCGCGGCGCTACAAGCTGCTTCCCTGGTGGATTCAGCAAGGTTTGATCGTAATGAGCTGACCATATACGTCAACCGGGCGGACATCAGGCGCGCGTGCGAGATTCTGCGCGACAATCCGACGACTAAATTCAATTTCCTTTCTGACATCACTTGCGTCGATGTCTTTCCGTCAGAGCCGCGGTTCGAGGTCATCTACAACCTGCTTTCCCATTCCCGAAAAGAGCGAGTTTGCCTGATCGCGAAGGTGCCGGGTGGGGATCCATCTATTGAGTCCTTGACGGGCGTGTGGCCTTCGGCGAACTTCTTCGAGCGCGAAGTCTTCGATCTGTTCGGTCTCCGATTCGTGGGTCATCCGAACCTGCGGCGCATCATGATGCCCGAGGATTGGGAAGGCCATCCCTTGCGCAAGGATTATCCGGTAGAGGGCTATCGCTAA